In the Lysinibacillus sp. PLM2 genome, one interval contains:
- a CDS encoding polysaccharide pyruvyl transferase CsaB produces MKIGIVGNYGNDNNGDEAILLSIIRQLQKAFQIETNDITVFSNNPKQTAAQYGVTSYPLYHKNGNAAKTFMKTYKLNKEIVKTLDFVVIGGGGILMDLYKREAPLYGSYAMMAKSSKVPYVVYGCGAGPLNTGLGKWFIRYMAKHARNISVRDPKSKALLQQIGIKREVHVIGDPAFSLEVDREGYSSEPIKIGVTAVPYYNASYWPTGDEAKYNNYIEGMAKNLDRILEENHAEVTFFATKYPQDADVTKDIQSKMRFSDKTSIIDENLKPQKLLDLSASFDVLIGTRLHSLILATDAKTPIIGVSYHTKVNDFLEMAGLGEFSLPINSLHESDEHFANLFNKMKADWNGAIELATSTNAQFKEKASLGLKLLVEGAK; encoded by the coding sequence GTGAAAATCGGAATCGTTGGAAATTACGGAAATGATAATAATGGGGATGAAGCAATATTACTTAGTATCATTCGCCAATTACAAAAAGCTTTTCAAATTGAAACAAATGATATAACTGTTTTTAGTAATAATCCAAAACAAACTGCTGCTCAATATGGCGTGACAAGTTATCCTCTTTATCATAAAAATGGCAATGCTGCAAAAACATTTATGAAAACATATAAACTGAATAAAGAAATTGTAAAAACTCTTGATTTTGTTGTCATTGGTGGTGGCGGAATTTTAATGGATTTATATAAACGGGAAGCACCACTATATGGTTCGTATGCAATGATGGCCAAAAGCTCAAAGGTTCCCTATGTAGTTTATGGCTGTGGAGCTGGTCCTTTAAATACAGGATTAGGGAAATGGTTTATTCGATACATGGCAAAGCATGCGAGAAATATATCGGTACGTGATCCCAAATCGAAAGCATTACTCCAACAAATCGGTATAAAACGTGAGGTGCATGTAATTGGTGACCCTGCCTTTAGTTTAGAAGTAGACCGTGAAGGCTATAGCTCTGAACCAATTAAAATCGGTGTAACTGCTGTGCCGTATTATAATGCATCTTATTGGCCAACTGGAGATGAAGCAAAATACAACAATTATATAGAAGGTATGGCGAAAAATTTAGATCGAATCTTAGAAGAAAATCATGCGGAAGTAACATTCTTTGCAACAAAATATCCTCAGGATGCGGATGTGACAAAGGATATTCAAAGCAAAATGAGATTTTCAGACAAAACGTCTATTATTGACGAGAATTTAAAGCCGCAAAAATTGCTCGACTTGTCCGCTTCTTTTGATGTGTTGATTGGGACGAGACTGCATTCTTTAATTTTAGCTACAGATGCTAAAACACCAATTATTGGGGTTTCATATCATACAAAGGTAAACGATTTTCTTGAAATGGCTGGATTAGGTGAATTTTCCCTTCCGATTAATTCATTACACGAGAGCGATGAGCATTTTGCGAATTTATTTAACAAAATGAAAGCTGATTGGAATGGAGCAATTGAGCTTGCAACTTCAACAAATGCTCAATTTAAAGAAAAAGCGAGCCTAGGCTTAAAACTTCTTGTAGAAGGTGCAAAGTAA
- the ydgC gene encoding putative HTH-type transcriptional regulator YdgC, whose translation MPRGRRVNSNGERSKQLLLSKAIELFSINGYYETKISDIVKSADLTQPTFYLYFQSKESLYKDLNEQFKVDFFEIVNKEMDSTKRIVENIQLKLVDIFNFFLENPNLTKIGFYDSEYAPILKEEFSNVVMEMLKDKANLFVRENMDVKIYAECFIGSIERLSLTKLLTGKRSPEQLASDIVNIFFVYEKEPAL comes from the coding sequence ATGCCGAGAGGTCGCAGAGTTAACTCGAATGGTGAGAGAAGTAAGCAATTATTATTATCAAAAGCAATCGAGCTATTTTCAATTAACGGTTATTATGAAACAAAAATTAGTGATATTGTAAAATCTGCTGATTTAACACAGCCAACTTTTTATTTATACTTCCAAAGTAAGGAGTCATTATACAAAGACTTAAACGAGCAGTTTAAAGTGGACTTTTTTGAGATTGTAAATAAAGAGATGGATTCTACAAAAAGAATTGTCGAAAATATTCAATTAAAATTAGTGGATATTTTTAATTTCTTCTTAGAAAATCCAAACTTAACGAAAATTGGATTCTATGATTCGGAGTATGCACCAATATTAAAAGAAGAGTTTTCTAATGTTGTAATGGAAATGTTAAAAGATAAAGCAAACCTTTTCGTTCGTGAAAATATGGATGTTAAGATTTATGCTGAATGTTTTATCGGTTCCATTGAACGTTTATCGTTAACAAAGTTGTTAACTGGTAAAAGAAGTCCAGAACAATTAGCTTCTGATATTGTAAACATATTTTTTGTTTAC
- a CDS encoding LPS biosynthesis protein RfbU: protein MKKVLIISNMYPSMEHLSYGIFVKNQVEQLRENGIESLLAVNADPKTGKLNVLKKYAKWAIKVNSSFKKNKKDIELTHCHYVFPSGLFSYRLKKKYGIPYVVTAHGGDINKMAKKGGRIREYTNKILQNADHIIAVGEELASDIQRDFGVEESRISVMSMGIDRTVFYKSASKEEAMKQVNMDPNRTNFLFVGNIIQEKGVEELISAFNQLDCNYPDQVALYCVGSTKDTAFTDRMKELAGANKNIHFIEPMPQNRLAEYFQAANVFVLPSYIEGLGLVALEAMSCGTPVIASDVGGLHYMLQDGAGVLVPPKDANALFMEFEKVVLNKGQMNVNEAKVDELLQLHDSKTIIARLTEIYRRYSK from the coding sequence ATGAAAAAAGTACTGATTATAAGCAATATGTATCCATCAATGGAGCATTTATCATATGGTATCTTCGTGAAAAATCAAGTGGAGCAGCTTCGTGAAAACGGGATAGAGTCTTTACTAGCAGTAAATGCTGATCCGAAAACGGGAAAGTTAAATGTTCTAAAAAAATATGCAAAATGGGCAATTAAAGTGAACTCCAGCTTTAAAAAAAATAAGAAAGACATTGAGCTTACACATTGTCATTATGTTTTTCCAAGTGGACTGTTTTCGTATCGTTTAAAAAAGAAATATGGTATTCCATACGTTGTTACAGCCCATGGTGGTGATATTAATAAAATGGCGAAAAAGGGTGGACGCATTCGCGAATATACAAATAAAATTTTGCAAAACGCGGATCACATCATTGCTGTTGGGGAAGAGCTTGCAAGTGATATACAAAGAGATTTTGGTGTAGAGGAAAGTCGTATTTCTGTAATGAGTATGGGAATTGACCGAACCGTGTTTTATAAGTCAGCTTCGAAAGAAGAGGCGATGAAACAGGTGAATATGGACCCAAATCGCACTAATTTTTTATTCGTCGGAAACATCATTCAAGAAAAGGGCGTAGAGGAGCTCATTTCAGCTTTTAATCAACTTGATTGTAATTATCCTGATCAGGTCGCTTTATATTGTGTAGGTTCAACAAAGGATACTGCCTTTACTGATAGAATGAAAGAGCTTGCTGGAGCGAATAAAAATATTCATTTTATAGAGCCGATGCCACAGAATAGATTGGCGGAATATTTCCAAGCAGCAAATGTATTTGTGTTACCGTCTTACATAGAAGGGTTAGGGTTGGTGGCACTAGAGGCTATGAGCTGTGGAACACCAGTAATTGCTTCAGATGTTGGCGGACTTCATTACATGCTGCAGGATGGAGCGGGTGTTCTTGTTCCACCAAAGGATGCGAATGCTTTATTTATGGAGTTTGAGAAAGTAGTGTTAAACAAAGGGCAGATGAATGTAAATGAAGCAAAGGTGGACGAGCTTCTTCAGTTGCATGATTCAAAGACAATTATTGCACGGTTAACGGAGATTTATCGTCGGTATAGTAAATAA
- the mviN gene encoding putative lipid II flippase MurJ, protein MSRFLKIIGAVAVINIFARFFGFLREIIIGIQYGTTNLADSIINAYTIPNLIYLVVGGAFTTAFISIYHKTESSLKEYIRRTFTTILISITLVTVVFMVFGDFLIQSYFKPESQEEYEILKSLYNWMMPSTIMLVLSTWLSGILNVQEKFHLSSFSVLIYNLSFLIISVALAFFIGPVGYGIGALLGAMFMIGFLINGVRKAEHMSFKPSFTFANDQKQLWLVALPIMLGGATAQMYTLIQRFFTNDLADGAVSAVNYATKVSQFPQALLMTAVTTVIYPLLSKKEGEGDNESVKKLYVRGLRMLYLLILPISVYVYFQSDAVVRVIFEYGLFDAASTALTAPVLKIFSLTMFFLAASTYVTRFYYAKGNSMIPVIFSLLTVFGVNIVVTSALINALDAEAVAWGNLISAILNLILLIIFLQFKYKLKLVGDNLVQFAKFLVLTIGFVALSWAISTLVVIDNKFLHVIITFILTMIGYAVFVLLLKFQEVNSAIGKFKNKLSKSNK, encoded by the coding sequence TTGAGTCGTTTTTTAAAGATTATTGGGGCAGTTGCGGTTATTAATATTTTTGCGCGCTTTTTTGGCTTCTTGCGTGAAATCATTATCGGTATCCAATATGGCACTACCAATTTAGCCGATAGTATTATTAATGCTTATACAATTCCAAACTTAATATATTTAGTGGTCGGTGGTGCCTTTACAACCGCCTTTATATCTATATATCATAAAACGGAGTCTTCGTTAAAAGAATATATTCGAAGAACATTTACAACAATTTTAATATCGATTACTCTTGTAACCGTTGTATTTATGGTGTTCGGGGATTTTCTAATACAATCTTATTTTAAGCCTGAGAGTCAGGAAGAGTATGAAATATTAAAGTCCCTTTATAATTGGATGATGCCTTCAACGATTATGCTTGTATTATCAACTTGGCTGAGTGGAATTTTAAATGTTCAAGAGAAATTCCATTTATCAAGTTTCTCGGTGTTAATCTATAATTTATCCTTTTTAATCATTTCGGTGGCACTAGCATTCTTCATTGGACCTGTCGGATATGGTATTGGGGCATTGCTTGGGGCAATGTTTATGATTGGCTTTTTAATTAATGGAGTGAGAAAAGCTGAGCATATGTCTTTTAAGCCAAGCTTTACATTTGCGAACGATCAGAAACAGCTATGGTTAGTTGCTTTACCTATTATGCTTGGTGGGGCAACGGCTCAAATGTACACGCTAATTCAACGTTTTTTTACAAACGATTTAGCAGATGGTGCAGTGTCGGCTGTAAACTATGCGACAAAGGTATCTCAATTCCCCCAAGCATTATTAATGACTGCTGTAACAACGGTAATTTACCCTCTTTTAAGTAAAAAAGAAGGGGAAGGAGATAATGAATCCGTTAAAAAACTATATGTGCGCGGTTTAAGAATGTTGTATTTACTCATTTTGCCGATTTCCGTGTATGTGTATTTCCAATCAGATGCTGTGGTAAGGGTAATCTTTGAATATGGCTTATTTGATGCAGCTTCTACAGCGTTAACGGCACCTGTATTAAAAATCTTTAGTTTAACAATGTTCTTCCTAGCAGCAAGCACATATGTGACACGTTTTTATTACGCTAAAGGAAATTCGATGATCCCTGTCATTTTTAGTTTGCTAACTGTATTTGGTGTCAATATTGTCGTGACCTCGGCGCTAATCAATGCACTTGATGCAGAAGCTGTTGCATGGGGGAACTTAATTAGTGCAATCTTGAATTTGATATTATTAATTATTTTCTTACAATTTAAATATAAATTGAAGCTTGTTGGGGATAACCTAGTACAATTTGCTAAGTTTTTAGTATTAACAATTGGCTTTGTAGCTCTTTCCTGGGCGATTTCAACATTGGTTGTGATTGATAATAAATTCCTGCATGTGATCATTACGTTTATCCTTACAATGATCGGATATGCAGTATTTGTATTATTGTTAAAGTTCCAAGAGGTAAATAGTGCTATTGGGAAATTTAAAAATAAGCTGTCTAAAAGTAATAAATAA